A window of Terriglobales bacterium genomic DNA:
CCACGCAGTTCTACCGCGGTCTTGGCCTGGAAGTGCTTGACGAAGAAATCGTGCCGCAGGAGAAGGTGCGAGTGGCGATGGTGCCGGTGGGCGAGAGCCGAATCGAGCTGCTGGAGCCCACCTCGGAAGACTCGACAATTGCCAAGTTCCTTGCCAAGCGCGGCGAAGGTCTGCACCACGTGGCGCTGCATGTCGACAATCTGGAAGCGACCGTAGAGAGGCTTAAGAAGAACGGCACGCGGCTGATTTCGGAAGATATCAAGATCGGGGCCGGCGGACACCTTTACGTTTTCGTGCATCCCTCGAGCGCGGGCGGGGTGCTGCTCGAGCTGGTGCAGGACGAGCCACTCGGGGTCGGCTGATGCTCGTTCTCGCGATCGATACCTCGGGGCGCGAGGGGAGCCTGGCGCTGGCTCACGCGGAATTGGCCCCCTCCCCAGAGCCCGGCGGACTGGCCATTCTGCAAAAATCCGATCTGCTTGAGCTGGTCGCGCTCACGGGGCGGATGTATTCCGCCGAACTCATCCCACAACTTACGGCTGCACTGGGGCGGCGGCAACTCGAGAAGCATGCGTTGGATGCGCTGGTAGCAGCATCCGGACCGGGATCGTTTACCGGGTTGCGGGTAGGGCTCTCGACCGTGAAAGGGTTGGCGGAAATTCTGCACAAGCCGATTGCGGCCGTATCGGTGCTGGAAGCGATTGCGCGCATGGCAGGGAGAGTGGGCCGGGTCGTTTCAGTGCTCGATGCCGGGCGCTCGCAGGTTTTTGTCGGCGAATATGAGTTCGGCGATGACTATTCGCCGCTCGAAAAGCGCGAGTCGCTTGTACCGCTGGAGCAATGGATCGGTAATGTTTCGGATTCCGGCGCGGAGGTGCGAAGGCACGGCTCTTTATTCGTTACGCCGGACGAAAATGTCGTGGCCGTGGCCGCCGCACGGGGCTGCGCTCTTCAGCTGGTCTGTGCGCCGAAAGCGGACCTCTATGCCCGCATCGGACTGGAGAAAATTCTGCGCGGAGAAACCGTCAGCCCGGAGCGGCTGGAAGCGAACTACATTCGCGCCTCGGATGCGGAGATATTCTCCCTGCCGAAATTATCGCGGTAGACGGGGTCTAGAACTGCAACAAACGCCTTCCCCGAATTGTTCCGCGATTCGTAACGGATTTACTTTTCTGCCTGAAGTGCAGCTGCTGGTGGGACAATCACGAGCAGTACGGGCGTGGTGTGGAAACTCCATGGCGCAAAGGTGGGCGGTACGGACAGGATTGCCACCCACCCTTCGCTGCGCTCAGGATGGGGCACCCACAGTGTCGCGGGTTGCGGGAAGGATATGCCACCCGTCCAATCACTCTTAGAAGCTCTCGCTCACGCCGAAAAGGGTGCAGTAGAATCCATCCCGATCTCCTATCACTCCTCTAAGCCGATGAGCAACCTGCCTCCGTCCGCCGACATCCTTATTCGTGCCGCCAGGGCAGAAGATGTTCCCGTGCTGCAACAGTTGGAACAGGAATCGGAGACTGCAGCTCATTGGAGTGCGGCGGAGTATCAGAAGCTATTCCAGCCCGGAGCCGCTGTCCGGAGGGTCTGGATTATCAGTGCGGCTGGTGAGTTTGGTTCTGAACAGTCCCCTGAAAGCGTGGTTGGCTTCCTGGTTGCCCGTCCAGTTGGCCCAGAATGGGAAATTGAAAACATCGTGATTTCGCCGCGTGCAAGACGGCGCGGCCTCGGCAGCGCTCTGCTCCGCCATTTTCTCGCCGAAGCGGCGGGGCAGGGTGCGGCCGCAGTCCATCTGGAAGTGCGGGAGTCAAATGCCCCGGCCCGCCGGCTATATGTGAGCTGCGGGGCTGTGGAAAACGGACGCCGCAAAGCCTATTACCGGCGGCCGGAAGAGGATGCAATTACCTACGTTATTCGACTGTTACAGTCAGGTTAAAAAAATCCGTTGAAGCTCGCCCACGAGGGGTGGTAGCTTTGAATTCTCACCCAATTAGGAGGTCGGTTGGATGGCAGCTCAGCTACGCGAGCAACTAGTTCAGTCTAGTGACGAATTTCGCCGTCTCGTCCAAGAGCACCAACAGTACGCACAGCGCCTGGATTCCCTGATTCAGAAACGCTACCTCTCAGAAGATGAGAAGCTGGAAGAGGTACGTCTGAAGAAGTTGAAGTTGCGCCTGAAAGACGAGATGGAGCGCATCGAACAGAAGTTTCGTCGCGATCACGGGATGGTCGCGTAGTAAGTTAGTCTTCTTCTCAATTGGCACGCCTTCAAGCGGCTGAGGGTAAAGCCTACCTCGTGAAAGCGTGCTTTTCGCAGAATATGGCTGAGGCAGTTTGTTTCGCCGAAGCTGTTGATCTTCCTTGCCCTTTCCTCGAAATACTCCCGGACTCGACTTGCTGCGGCGATATAATTTCCAGGGCGCTCCCCTATGGTTCGAGACGGCATTTATTACGCGGCGGCGGCACTGGTAGTGGCTGTCCTGCTCGTTTTCTTCACCACGCCGTGGCTCAGCCTGCTGCCTCTGCTGTCAGGGATATTTTGCCTGTGGTTTTTCCGAGATCCGGAGCGGATCATACCCGCCGTCGCGGGGGCGATTGTGTCCCCTGGGGATGGCAAGGTCACTGACATTGTCCCATTTCTGGCCGGAGGACGTAACCAGACCCGGATCAGCATCTTCCTGAATGTTTTCGATGTGCACGTCAACCGCTCGCCGATTGCGGGCACGATCAAGTACATCGAGTATCGGCAGGGCAAATTTGGCAATGCCCTGGCGGGCGAATCGGCAGAGTTCAATGAGCAGAATGTCGTTACGGTCGAAGGCGAGAGTCAGACGGTCACGTTCAAGCAGATCGCCGGCTTGATCGCGCGGCGAATTGTGTTCACCAAGAAGCAAGGAGACGTGGTGGCACGAGGAGAGCGGGTTGGGCTGATCAAGTTTGGTTCGCGGGTGGACGTGATCTTCGACTCGCAAATCGCGCCCCAGGTGAAGCTGGGGGATCGCGTCCGTGGAGGCTCAACCATTCTTGCCCTGGCGCCGGTCAGCGAGGGCGGCATGGGAGCTACAGGTTCCGCGCCGGTCCCCGTTGCTACGCCCGTCAGTGGAGGTAAGTGATGGAGTCGGAGCAGCCGGAGCGCCAGGCCGAGATGTTCCGCCGGGAGAGTGACTTTCGCCGCCCACGTCGCTTCCGCAAAGGCATCTACATCCTGCCATCGTTGGCAACTACGTTTAACATCGCTTTCGGCTACTATGCGCTCTGGCACACCTTTATCGGTTCTCCGGCTGAACCGTGGCACTATGACAATGCCGCCAAGGCCATCGGTTTCGCGGTGGTGCTGGATGGGCTCGATGGCCGCATCGCCCGCATGACGAATACCACA
This region includes:
- the mce gene encoding methylmalonyl-CoA epimerase; this encodes MFSIDHLGIAVKSLAQATQFYRGLGLEVLDEEIVPQEKVRVAMVPVGESRIELLEPTSEDSTIAKFLAKRGEGLHHVALHVDNLEATVERLKKNGTRLISEDIKIGAGGHLYVFVHPSSAGGVLLELVQDEPLGVG
- the tsaB gene encoding tRNA (adenosine(37)-N6)-threonylcarbamoyltransferase complex dimerization subunit type 1 TsaB, with product MLVLAIDTSGREGSLALAHAELAPSPEPGGLAILQKSDLLELVALTGRMYSAELIPQLTAALGRRQLEKHALDALVAASGPGSFTGLRVGLSTVKGLAEILHKPIAAVSVLEAIARMAGRVGRVVSVLDAGRSQVFVGEYEFGDDYSPLEKRESLVPLEQWIGNVSDSGAEVRRHGSLFVTPDENVVAVAAARGCALQLVCAPKADLYARIGLEKILRGETVSPERLEANYIRASDAEIFSLPKLSR
- a CDS encoding GNAT family N-acetyltransferase; translation: MVWKLHGAKVGGTDRIATHPSLRSGWGTHSVAGCGKDMPPVQSLLEALAHAEKGAVESIPISYHSSKPMSNLPPSADILIRAARAEDVPVLQQLEQESETAAHWSAAEYQKLFQPGAAVRRVWIISAAGEFGSEQSPESVVGFLVARPVGPEWEIENIVISPRARRRGLGSALLRHFLAEAAGQGAAAVHLEVRESNAPARRLYVSCGAVENGRRKAYYRRPEEDAITYVIRLLQSG
- a CDS encoding DUF465 domain-containing protein; the protein is MAAQLREQLVQSSDEFRRLVQEHQQYAQRLDSLIQKRYLSEDEKLEEVRLKKLKLRLKDEMERIEQKFRRDHGMVA
- a CDS encoding phosphatidylserine decarboxylase, producing the protein MVRDGIYYAAAALVVAVLLVFFTTPWLSLLPLLSGIFCLWFFRDPERIIPAVAGAIVSPGDGKVTDIVPFLAGGRNQTRISIFLNVFDVHVNRSPIAGTIKYIEYRQGKFGNALAGESAEFNEQNVVTVEGESQTVTFKQIAGLIARRIVFTKKQGDVVARGERVGLIKFGSRVDVIFDSQIAPQVKLGDRVRGGSTILALAPVSEGGMGATGSAPVPVATPVSGGK